One genomic window of Oncorhynchus kisutch isolate 150728-3 linkage group LG26, Okis_V2, whole genome shotgun sequence includes the following:
- the LOC109871323 gene encoding Golgi reassembly-stacking protein 2 produces the protein MGGAQSIEIPGGGSEGYHVLRVQENSPGHLAGLEPFFDFIISISDTRLNKDNDTLKDLLKVNVEKPITMLVYSSKTLELRETTVTPSNMWGGQGLLGVSIRFCSFEGANENVWHVLEVEPNSPAALAGLRPLTDYIIGADTVMNESEDLFSLIETHEGKGLKLYVYNTDTDNCREVVITPNSEWGGEGSLGCGIGYGYLHRIPTQPFEEGKKISFPGHIPSEPVSPLKDGFTEVQLSAVSPQPAVPSAPTGLKQNLSDLSISSAPLTVPNTLQTGVTTMPLLPSQVGPLLSTVPPILPATTLPPILPATTLPGLMSLTGGLPPLPNLPNLNFTLPDFGTVSLPGIGGMPPAGFPPLAPLPPLNLSMLNSQLPLVPGVTLPPSEFTLPPVSANVKVSYEQRPALIQDTKSSSASVVIDKLTETLLPTAVASFEPTAESS, from the exons ATGGGGGGAGCACAGAGCATCGAAATACCTGGAGGAGGATCCGAAGGTTATCACGTCCTCAGA GTGCAAGAGAACTCCCCTGGTCATCTTGCAGGATTGGAACCATTCTTTGACTTTATTATTTCCATCAGTGACACAAGATTG AACAAAGATAATGACACATTAAAAGACTTGCTGAAGGTGAACGTGGAGAAACCCATCACGATGCTGGTATACAGCAGCAAGACACTTGAGCTGAGGGAGACAACAGTCACACCCAGCAACATGTGGGGAGGCCAGGGGCTGCTGGGTGTCAGCATCCGATTCTGCAGCTTCGAAGGAGCCAATGAGAATGTGTGGCATGTTTTG GAAGTAGAGCCAAATTCTCCTGCAGCCCTGGCTGGTTTGAGACCACTCACTGACTACATCATAGGTGCAGACACTGTCATGAACGAG TCTGAAGATCTCTTCTCCCTCATTGAAACTCATGAAGGGAAAGGGCTTAAGTTGTATGTGTATAACACTGACACGGACAACTGTCGGGAGGTGGTCATCACTCCAAACTCTGAATGGGGTGGAGAGGGCAG CCTAGGTTGTGGGATTGGCTATGGCTATCTGCACAGGATACCCACACAGCCATTTGAAGAGGGTAAGAAGATCAGTTTCCCCGGACATATTCCAAGTGAGCCGGTTTCCCCACTCAAGGATGGCTTCACAGAG GTTCAGCTCTCTGCTGTCAGTCCTCAACCTGCGGTGCCTTCTGCTCCTACTGGGTTGAAACAAAATCTCTCTGACCTGTCAATCAGCTCAGCTCCTCTCACTGTACCGAACACTCTACAAACAG GAGTGACTACTATGCCACTGTTGCCTAGCCAAGTCGGCCCGCTGCTAAGCACCGTACCTCCAATCCTCCCTGCTACCACGTTACCTCCAATCCTCCCTGCTACCACGTTACCAG GTCTAATGTCGTTAACCGGAGGACTACCTCCCCTTCCCAACCTGCCAAATTTGAATTTCACTTTGCCAGACTTCGGCACTGTATCGTTACCAGGTATCGGAGGGATGCCACCAGCAG GTTTCCCTCCATTggcccctcttcctcccctaaaTCTATCCATGCTCAACTCCCAGCTGCCCCTGGTCCCAGGGGTAACTCTGCCTCCATCTGAGTTCACTCTTCCACCTGTCTCTGCAAATGTCAAAGTCTCCTATGAGCAGAGACCTGCCCTCATCCAGGACACAAAATCCTCCAGCGCCTCAGTGGTCATTGACAAATTGACAGAAACACTCCTCCCTACAGCAGTGGCCTCCTTTGAACCAACCGCTGAGTCCTCCTAA
- the LOC109871318 gene encoding serine/threonine-protein kinase tousled-like 1-B, protein MEELHSLDPRRQELLEARFMGGVSGSTGGSTGSTSGGTKALTNNECSNQSFGSLGSSSDKESESSDVKRGSSPAYSTPEKKHSESSRGRKRKPDTQSENSQGKSIVRGPKISDYFDFHGGNGSSPVRGLPSVIRSPQNSHSHSVQGSSIGQNSSSPTSLSFGEQVMHPKQLAIKCVQTDLTGLKLAALEMNKNLDLEKKEGRIDDLLRANCDLRRQIDEQQKLLEKYKERLNKCITMSKKLLIEKSTQEKQACREKSMQDRLRLGHFTTVRHGASFTEQWTDGFAFQNLVKQQEWINQQREDIEKQRKLLAKRKPPSSSNSQAPTTNSEPKQRKTKAVNGAENDPFLKPSLPQLLTLAEYHEQEEIYKLRLGHLKKEEAEIQVELERLERVRNLHIRELKRINNEDSSQFKDHPTLNERYLLLHLLGRGGFSEVYKAFDLIEQRYAAVKIHQLNKNWREEKKENYHKHACREYRIHKQLDHPRIVRLYDYFSLDTDTFCTVLEYCEGNDLDFYLKQHKLMSEKEARSIVMQIVNALRYLNEIKPPIIHYDLKPGNILLVDGTACGEIKITDFGLSKIMDDDSYGADGMDLTSQGAGTYWYLPPECFVVGKEPPKISNKVDVWSVGVIFFQCLYGRKPFGHNQSQQDILQENTILNATEVQFPVKPVASNEAKAFIRRCLAYRKEDRFDVHQLGRDSYLLPHMRRSNSSGNLQMGAGGSGPAASSIILY, encoded by the exons ATGGAGGAGCTGCACAGCCTGGACCCCCGGAGACAAGAGCTGCTGGAGGCTCGATTCATGGGTGGGGTCAGTGGCAGCACTGGGGGCAGCACTGGCAGCACCAGCGGGGGAACCAAA GCCTTGACAAACAATGAATGTTCAAATCAAAGTTTTGGAAGCCTGGGGTCCTCCAGTGACAAGGAGTCAGAG AGCTCAGATGTGAAAAGGGGGAGCTCTCCTGCATACTCG ACTCCTGAAAAGAAACACTCTGAATCGtccagaggaagaaagaggaaacCCGACACCCAGTCGGAGAACAGCCAAG GGAAGTCTATTGTGCGAGGACCCAAAATTAGTGATTATTTTGAT ttccatGGAGGGAACGGGTCCAGTCCTGTGAGAGGTCTCCCCTCTGTGATCCGCTCACCTCAGAACTCACATTCCCACTCTGTGCAGGGTTCCAGT ATTGGGCAAAACAGCTCATCGCCTACGAGTCTGTCTTTTGGGGAACAAGTGATGCATCCAAAGCAGTTGGCAATCAAATGTGTGCAG ACTGACCTGACAGGGCTCAAGTTGGCTGCCCTGGAGATGAACAAGAACCTGGACCTTGAGAAAAAAGAAGGCAGAATTGATGATTTGCTTAGA GCGAACTGCGATCTCAGGAGACAGATAGACGAACAACAGAAATTACTTGAAAAGTACAAAGAACGCTTAAATAAATGCATCACCATGAGCAAGAAGTTGCTCATAGAAAAG AGCACCCAGGAGAAGCAGGCGTGCCGGGAAAAGAGTATGCAGGACAGACTACGGTTAGGTCATTTTACCACTGTGCGACATGGAGCCTCTTTCACAGAGCAGTGGACCGATGGCTTTGCCTTCCAAAACCTAGTCAA ACAGCAAGAGTGgataaaccaacagagggaggatATCGAGAAGCAGAGAAAACTCCTAGCCAAAAGGAAACCCCCATCGTCCAGCAACTCCCAAGCACCAACCACAAACTCTGAGCCAAAGCAACGCAAAACCAAGGCAGTGAACGGGGCGGAGAATGATCCCTTTCTGAAGCCCAGCCTACCTCAGCT GTTGACTCTAGCTGAGTATCACGAGCAGGAAGAGATCTACAAACTACGACTCGGTCATCTCAAAAAG GAAGAAGCAGAAATCCAGGTGGAGCTGGAGCGTCTGGAGAGAGTGCGGAACCTTCACATTCGGGAACTTAAGAGAATAAATAACGAGGACAGTTCACA attcaAAGACCATCCGACTTTGAACGAGAGATATCTGCTGTTACATCTTCTTGGAAGAGGAGGCTTTAGTGAAGTTTACAAG GCGTTTGACTTGATTGAGCAACGCTATGCTGCTGTGAAAATTCATCAGCTGAACAAGAACTGGCGGGAGGAGAAAAAGGAGAATTATCACAA ACACGCCTGTCGGGAGTACAGAATACACAAGCAGCTGGACCACCCCAGAATCGTCAGGCTGTATGACTACTTCTCACTGGACACAGACAC GTTTTGCACAGTTTTGGAATACTGTGAAGGCAATGACCTGGACTTCTACTTGAAGCAGCACAAGCTGATGTCGGAGAAGGAGGCCCGCTCCATCGTCATGCAGATTGTGAATGCGCTCCGATACCTGAACGAAATCAAGCCCCCCATCATTCACTATGACCTCAAGCCGG GTAACATCCTGCTTGTTGATGGCACAGCGTGTGGGGAAATCAAAATCACAGACTTCGGTTTGTCCAAAATCATGGACGACGACAGCTACGGTGCAGATGGCATGGACCTGACATCACAAGGAGCAGGGACCTACTG GTACTTGCCTCCGGAGTGTTTTGTTGTTGGCAAAGAACCTCCAAAGATTTCCAACAAGGTGGACGTGTGGTCTGTGGGTGTAATCTTTTTCCAGTGTTTGTATGGAAGAAAA CCGTTCGGCCACAATCAGTCTCAGCAGGATATCCTGCAGGAGAACACAATACTTAATGCAACCGAAGTTCAGTTTCCTGTCAAGCCTGTTGCCAGTAATGAAGCAAAG GCCTTTATAAGGCGCTGCCTGGCATACAGGAAGGAGGACCGGTTTGATGTTCACCAGCTGGGAAGGGATTCCTACCTGCTTCCTCACATGAGGAGGTCCAACTCTTCAGGGAACTTGCAGATGGGTGCCGGTGGCTCAGGACCTGCCGCCTCCAGCATCATTTTGTACTGA